Proteins encoded within one genomic window of Synechococcus sp. PCC 7335:
- a CDS encoding CRR6 family NdhI maturation factor, whose amino-acid sequence MSNLMKHAIALTPVHFQTLDLSPAKAVIDAIAADQTRLNDQEASFSFEIDFPRDPSDPRELSEIPEVRLWFIRLDTFYPWLALYLDWESGELSRYTAMLVPHQFSPIDGIRYNPEALEIFVMSKVFVLDRWLKQNNINGRSRLKFMTQMLGYELDDALFNLL is encoded by the coding sequence ATGTCAAATCTAATGAAGCATGCGATCGCCCTAACTCCGGTTCACTTCCAAACGCTTGATCTTTCCCCTGCTAAAGCCGTTATCGATGCGATCGCCGCCGATCAAACTCGCCTAAACGATCAAGAGGCTAGCTTCAGCTTTGAAATCGACTTTCCTCGCGATCCGAGTGACCCACGTGAACTTTCTGAAATCCCAGAAGTTCGTCTGTGGTTCATCCGTTTGGATACCTTCTATCCCTGGCTAGCCCTGTATCTAGACTGGGAATCGGGCGAGCTTAGTCGCTACACCGCCATGCTGGTTCCTCACCAATTTAGCCCGATTGATGGCATTCGCTACAACCCCGAAGCCCTTGAAATTTTCGTGATGAGCAAGGTTTTTGTCCTAGACCGGTGGCTGAAGCAAAACAACATCAATGGCCGCTCTAGACTAAAGTTTATGACTCAGATGCTAGGCTACGAGCTCGACGATGCTCTATTCAATCTACTTTAA
- the wecB gene encoding non-hydrolyzing UDP-N-acetylglucosamine 2-epimerase, which yields MVDSFTPSMNNPMRICITLGTRPEAIKLAPVIQTFRKLAQFDTKVVLTGQHREMVAQVMSLFDLKADHNLDIMQPKQTLGEITRRSLEGLERLFVDLKPAMVISQGDTTTAFAAALAAFYQQIPVGHVEAGLRTDNILDPFPEEANRRLVSQIATLHFAPTQTSVANLKASGVTTGIHQTGNTVIDALLRVADQSPSCDIPGLDWSSHRVILSTVHRRENWGTPLVNIAQSFLQILEKFPDTALLLPLHRNPTVRDPLKAALDSHPRTFLVEPLDYAQLVGAMKRAYLLLTDSGGLQEEAPGLGKPVLVLRETTERPEAITAGTAKLVGTKPAQIVAATSELLASDTVYTAMAKAINPFGDGHASERIAQIVTNYLTT from the coding sequence ATGGTTGACTCTTTTACGCCTTCTATGAACAACCCTATGCGTATTTGCATCACTCTAGGCACTCGCCCTGAGGCGATTAAATTAGCGCCTGTCATTCAGACCTTTCGAAAGCTGGCGCAGTTTGACACCAAAGTTGTTCTGACTGGGCAGCACCGCGAAATGGTTGCTCAGGTGATGTCGTTATTTGACCTAAAGGCTGATCACAACCTAGATATCATGCAGCCTAAGCAGACGCTAGGCGAAATCACCCGCCGTAGCCTAGAAGGGCTAGAAAGACTTTTTGTCGATCTAAAGCCCGCTATGGTAATTTCCCAAGGCGATACCACCACCGCTTTTGCCGCCGCCTTGGCCGCTTTTTATCAGCAAATCCCGGTAGGCCATGTTGAGGCTGGCCTGCGCACCGACAATATTTTGGATCCTTTCCCAGAAGAAGCTAACCGCCGGCTAGTTTCTCAGATTGCCACCCTACACTTCGCTCCTACCCAAACCTCAGTTGCCAATCTGAAAGCTAGCGGCGTCACTACTGGCATTCATCAGACCGGTAACACCGTCATTGATGCTCTACTACGAGTGGCAGATCAGTCCCCTAGCTGCGATATTCCAGGACTAGATTGGTCCAGCCATCGTGTCATTCTCTCCACGGTTCATCGCCGCGAAAACTGGGGCACACCTTTAGTCAACATCGCCCAAAGCTTTCTACAGATTTTAGAGAAGTTCCCAGATACGGCTTTGCTGCTGCCGTTGCATCGTAATCCGACCGTGCGCGATCCCCTTAAAGCCGCGCTAGATAGCCATCCTCGAACCTTTCTAGTCGAGCCGCTAGATTACGCGCAGCTAGTAGGCGCGATGAAGCGAGCATACCTACTGCTCACTGACTCAGGCGGACTTCAAGAGGAAGCGCCTGGACTAGGCAAACCTGTGCTGGTTTTGCGAGAGACCACCGAACGTCCTGAAGCGATTACTGCTGGTACGGCTAAACTCGTTGGCACTAAGCCTGCCCAGATAGTTGCTGCTACTTCAGAGTTGCTAGCGAGCGACACAGTCTATACAGCAATGGCCAAGGCCATTAATCCGTTTGGCGATGGACATGCTTCTGAGCGTATAGCCCAGATCGTGACCAATTATTTGACGACTTAA
- a CDS encoding alpha/beta hydrolase: protein MSFIQRMRLRAACLGLGLLTLSATPSAAAERVIVRLGPLSQSIELSDLETFAETGKVPERLKLYQQFLTPSLQQSLRQELELDPRMSDRIIDDVLASANGELLLDTLGQVAPNVTIPQIQAAIRLAASQADGLNMLDILRAIPQETLEVDVTQAIALASQLNLSNLESRSLSGVLDQELHVDNPPPILSDLRPELSGDATVFQQAVSFEDRSRDRTIPVELYWTGRTQGPLVMLSHGFGADRFFLDYIGKHLASHGLTVVSVEHPGSNLSTLVELPVDPDIAENPSRILPAQEFLDRPRDISFVLDQLERLNQRSVFYQERFRTQEVSIIGHSLGGYTGLALAGAKLDLRSLDSFCKNIQPLGVSPADWLQCAAADLEEQQADLTDSRIQQVIAMNTLTGQLFGEAGLSEVSVPTLLLTGTKDSVTPTLDQQLGAFTQLSGEKYLLAVIGGTHLSVGDPGNVNPALTELPFMAELKVEETANLRLLLQGVALSFVKQQTDEAADYKPFLSSAYVQSFSTLDLPLRLVETLPNSVRSWLAFSDRISANTALPPLTSRLMALGYLSSLAQKEDWQRALTAQLQANQVVTVLRSPLPFIIGW, encoded by the coding sequence ATGAGTTTTATTCAACGTATGAGGTTACGAGCGGCCTGCTTAGGGTTAGGGCTGCTAACGCTATCAGCAACGCCTAGTGCGGCAGCAGAAAGAGTAATTGTTCGTCTAGGTCCCTTGAGTCAGTCGATCGAACTGAGCGATCTAGAAACTTTTGCTGAAACGGGGAAGGTGCCTGAGCGGCTAAAGCTGTATCAGCAATTTCTAACACCTTCTTTGCAGCAGTCTTTACGACAAGAACTAGAGCTTGATCCAAGGATGAGCGATCGCATCATTGATGATGTTCTAGCATCGGCTAATGGCGAACTGCTGCTCGATACGCTAGGGCAGGTCGCACCTAATGTGACGATTCCACAGATTCAGGCCGCTATTCGCCTAGCGGCTAGTCAAGCAGACGGGCTTAATATGCTAGATATCTTGCGCGCTATCCCGCAAGAGACACTGGAAGTAGATGTTACCCAGGCGATCGCGCTGGCCTCTCAGCTTAATCTTTCTAATCTAGAAAGTCGCTCACTTAGCGGCGTTTTAGATCAAGAGCTACACGTAGATAACCCACCGCCTATACTTAGCGATCTTCGGCCTGAGCTATCAGGCGATGCGACTGTTTTTCAGCAAGCAGTTAGCTTTGAAGATCGTAGTCGCGATCGCACCATTCCCGTAGAACTGTACTGGACTGGAAGAACTCAGGGGCCGCTGGTGATGCTTTCTCATGGCTTCGGGGCGGATCGATTTTTTCTAGACTACATTGGCAAACACTTAGCCTCTCATGGGCTGACGGTTGTCTCTGTCGAGCATCCTGGCAGTAATCTGAGCACCCTAGTCGAATTACCCGTCGATCCAGATATTGCCGAAAATCCTAGTCGCATTCTCCCGGCCCAAGAATTTCTAGATCGGCCTAGAGATATCAGCTTTGTGCTTGATCAGCTAGAGCGGCTTAATCAGCGTAGCGTCTTCTACCAAGAACGATTTCGCACCCAAGAAGTGTCTATTATTGGCCACTCGCTAGGTGGCTACACGGGACTCGCCCTAGCTGGCGCGAAATTGGACTTGCGATCACTCGACAGCTTCTGTAAAAACATTCAGCCATTAGGCGTTTCTCCTGCTGATTGGCTACAGTGCGCCGCTGCGGATCTAGAAGAACAGCAGGCCGATTTAACAGATAGCCGGATCCAACAAGTCATTGCTATGAACACGCTAACAGGTCAGCTCTTTGGTGAGGCGGGCCTCTCTGAAGTCTCTGTGCCGACCCTGCTGCTAACGGGGACCAAAGACAGCGTTACCCCAACTTTAGACCAGCAGCTCGGGGCGTTTACTCAGCTCTCTGGCGAGAAATATCTGCTCGCTGTAATTGGCGGGACTCATCTTAGCGTTGGCGATCCTGGTAACGTCAATCCAGCCTTGACGGAGCTACCGTTTATGGCAGAACTAAAAGTTGAAGAAACTGCCAACTTGCGACTGCTACTACAGGGCGTTGCTTTGAGCTTTGTCAAGCAGCAGACTGATGAAGCTGCCGACTACAAACCTTTTTTAAGTTCAGCCTATGTTCAATCTTTCTCTACTCTAGATCTACCGCTGAGGCTAGTTGAGACCCTACCCAATAGCGTTCGCAGCTGGTTGGCCTTTAGCGATCGCATCTCTGCGAATACTGCTTTGCCGCCGCTGACTAGTCGGCTAATGGCACTAGGCTACTTGAGTTCGCTTGCCCAAAAAGAAGACTGGCAGCGAGCGCTTACCGCTCAGCTACAGGCAAATCAGGTGGTCACGGTGCTGCGATCGCCGCTGCCGTTCATCATTGGCTGGTAG
- the ilvD gene encoding dihydroxy-acid dehydratase, giving the protein MSDNRKSQVVTQGVQRAPNRAMLRAVGFQDGDFKKPIVGLANGYSTITPCNMGINTLAIRGEAALKEAGAMPAMFGTITISDGISMGTEGMKYSLVSREVIADSIETACTGQSMDAVLAIGGCDKNMPGAIIAIARMNIPSIFVYGGTIKPGHLDGEDLTVVSAFEAVGQYSAGKIDKERLDAVERHACPGAGSCGGMFTANTMSSAIEAMGLSLPGSSTMAAEDEEKAVSTEKSAFALVEAVRKQILPKDILTRKAFENAIAVIMAVGGSTNSVLHLLAIAHTIGVKLTIDDFEAIRNKVPVFCDLKPSGRYVATDLHKVGGIPQVMKMLLNEGLLHGNALTISGQTIAETLADIPDHPPTDQDVIRPFNQPMYAQGHLGILKGNLAPEGAVSKLTGIKNRSITGPARVFESEEECLDAILANKIKAGDVIVVRYEGPKGGPGMREMLAPTSAIIGAGLGDSVGLITDGRFSGGTYGMVVGHVAPEAAVGGTIGLVKEGDSITIDADKLLLQVNVADEELAQRKSQWSPPQPRYDRGVLAKYAKLVSSSSKGAVTDKDLF; this is encoded by the coding sequence ATGTCGGATAATCGCAAAAGTCAGGTAGTCACCCAAGGCGTTCAGCGGGCTCCTAACCGAGCGATGCTGCGAGCTGTCGGCTTCCAAGATGGTGATTTTAAAAAGCCAATTGTCGGCCTTGCCAATGGCTATAGCACCATCACGCCTTGCAATATGGGCATCAATACCCTGGCAATTCGCGGCGAAGCCGCACTAAAAGAAGCAGGTGCAATGCCCGCAATGTTTGGCACCATCACCATCAGCGACGGCATTTCGATGGGAACAGAGGGGATGAAGTACTCCTTGGTTTCTCGTGAGGTGATTGCCGATTCGATTGAGACCGCCTGCACTGGGCAGAGCATGGACGCGGTGCTAGCAATTGGGGGCTGCGACAAGAATATGCCAGGAGCGATTATTGCGATCGCTCGGATGAATATTCCTTCTATTTTTGTCTACGGCGGCACGATCAAACCCGGTCATTTAGACGGCGAAGATCTAACTGTTGTCAGTGCCTTTGAAGCAGTCGGTCAATACAGTGCTGGCAAAATTGATAAAGAGCGACTAGACGCGGTAGAGCGACATGCTTGTCCGGGGGCGGGTTCTTGCGGTGGCATGTTTACCGCGAACACCATGTCTTCTGCAATCGAAGCGATGGGCCTGAGTTTGCCGGGTTCTTCGACCATGGCTGCAGAGGATGAGGAAAAGGCGGTCAGCACTGAGAAATCTGCCTTTGCCCTCGTTGAAGCAGTTCGCAAGCAGATTTTGCCCAAGGACATCTTGACGCGAAAGGCATTCGAAAATGCGATCGCGGTGATTATGGCCGTAGGCGGATCGACCAATTCGGTTTTGCACTTGCTTGCGATCGCCCACACTATCGGCGTAAAACTGACCATTGACGACTTCGAGGCAATTCGGAACAAAGTTCCCGTCTTCTGCGACCTCAAGCCTTCAGGCCGCTACGTCGCCACTGACTTGCATAAAGTGGGTGGCATTCCCCAGGTGATGAAAATGCTGCTAAACGAAGGGCTGCTTCACGGCAACGCGCTCACCATCAGCGGCCAAACCATCGCCGAGACTTTGGCCGATATCCCTGACCATCCCCCCACCGACCAGGATGTGATCCGCCCCTTCAACCAGCCGATGTATGCCCAAGGGCACCTTGGCATCCTCAAAGGCAATCTCGCCCCCGAAGGCGCAGTCTCCAAACTTACTGGTATCAAAAACCGCAGCATCACAGGCCCGGCTCGCGTCTTTGAATCTGAAGAGGAGTGTCTAGACGCGATTTTGGCCAACAAAATCAAGGCAGGCGACGTGATTGTTGTGCGCTACGAAGGGCCAAAAGGCGGGCCGGGGATGCGTGAAATGCTCGCTCCTACTTCTGCCATTATCGGTGCTGGACTGGGTGACTCTGTGGGTCTAATCACCGACGGTCGCTTCTCGGGCGGTACCTACGGCATGGTCGTTGGTCACGTGGCGCCTGAGGCCGCTGTCGGCGGCACTATTGGCCTAGTCAAAGAAGGCGATTCTATCACCATCGATGCGGATAAGCTGCTGCTGCAGGTGAACGTTGCTGATGAAGAACTCGCGCAGCGCAAAAGTCAATGGAGCCCACCGCAGCCCCGTTACGACCGAGGCGTATTAGCGAAGTACGCAAAGTTAGTGTCCTCCAGTAGCAAAGGCGCAGTGACCGACAAAGACCTGTTCTAG
- a CDS encoding type II toxin-antitoxin system HicB family antitoxin: MSRYSMTIQWSEEDQLFLVTVPEFVGRVLMPCTYGKTREEALQNGEEVIDMYIEAWQAEGDSIPEPSVLQTA; encoded by the coding sequence ATGAGTCGGTACAGTATGACTATTCAGTGGTCAGAAGAAGATCAGCTGTTTCTGGTGACGGTACCAGAATTTGTAGGACGAGTGCTGATGCCTTGTACCTACGGAAAAACTCGTGAAGAAGCCCTGCAGAACGGCGAAGAAGTTATTGATATGTATATAGAAGCTTGGCAAGCTGAAGGTGACTCCATTCCCGAGCCGAGTGTTTTGCAGACAGCATAG
- a CDS encoding inositol monophosphatase family protein, giving the protein MSAPPSPKDILSALLPFLKVAGAYAQQIQERIAIHPDKYEGDHVFANALTDADLSIQNFIEVTLLAKFPDVRFYGEEYESTYNTKYFKAIDLGPQEDYLITLDPIDGTRYYMDGHPNYLVMLTVINADGFEAAIALSPASDRYYYSLRDRGTFVGSMSDDLDQCKPLKIESPKEKIVLGTALSPIADVVRKHYSVVDLKTEYSSEVPVPPINGLLTGEVSGVILASAQFIDTAALAWMAKEMGYCLTTYDGKPLPPPSACENYRQAEIIVSATPEMQQTLIEIMQSVKTR; this is encoded by the coding sequence ATGTCCGCACCGCCTTCTCCCAAAGATATTTTGTCTGCGCTGCTCCCTTTTCTGAAGGTGGCAGGGGCCTACGCGCAGCAGATCCAAGAGCGGATTGCCATCCATCCCGATAAATACGAGGGCGATCATGTGTTTGCCAACGCGCTGACCGACGCTGATCTCTCGATTCAGAACTTTATAGAAGTGACGCTGCTCGCCAAGTTTCCCGACGTGCGCTTCTACGGCGAAGAATATGAGTCTACCTACAACACCAAATACTTTAAGGCGATCGATCTTGGCCCGCAGGAAGATTATTTGATTACGCTCGATCCAATTGATGGCACGCGCTATTACATGGATGGCCATCCGAATTATCTGGTGATGCTGACGGTGATTAATGCGGATGGATTTGAAGCGGCGATCGCACTCAGTCCTGCCAGCGATCGCTATTACTACAGCCTGCGAGATCGGGGGACCTTCGTAGGCAGCATGAGTGATGATCTCGATCAGTGTAAGCCGTTGAAGATAGAAAGCCCCAAAGAGAAAATCGTTTTAGGAACGGCGCTCAGTCCAATTGCTGACGTTGTTAGAAAGCACTACTCTGTCGTCGATCTTAAAACCGAATACTCTTCAGAAGTGCCCGTTCCACCGATTAATGGTCTACTAACCGGCGAGGTATCGGGCGTCATCTTAGCGAGTGCTCAATTTATCGACACCGCCGCGCTCGCCTGGATGGCTAAAGAAATGGGATACTGCCTTACCACCTACGACGGCAAGCCACTCCCGCCCCCTTCGGCCTGCGAGAACTACCGCCAAGCTGAGATCATCGTATCTGCCACCCCAGAAATGCAGCAGACTCTAATTGAGATCATGCAATCGGTGAAGACGAGATAA
- a CDS encoding Uma2 family endonuclease → MVTTPVRPYLNPPKVASGENRVALRDLTWAQYQQILGALPQTRASRLTYSHGTLEISMPLEDHEQASEFIAAFIKIVARGLGIKWKTMGSTTLDREDLDRGSEPDKAYYIRNWDKVAGRNVDFKKDPPPDLVVEVDITHTDIDKNQLYAAMGVAELWRFDGRFLRIYVLEGGAYTEVERSPIFPVVEKQDLYNFLDHAKQDEFDAEDRLRDWIQQQTKEQTD, encoded by the coding sequence ATGGTCACTACCCCTGTAAGACCCTATTTGAATCCACCCAAAGTAGCTAGTGGCGAAAACCGTGTCGCCCTAAGAGACCTTACCTGGGCTCAGTACCAGCAGATCTTAGGTGCGCTGCCTCAAACTAGAGCGTCTCGGCTCACTTATTCGCACGGAACGTTAGAGATCTCTATGCCATTAGAAGACCATGAGCAGGCAAGTGAATTTATAGCAGCGTTCATCAAGATCGTAGCTAGAGGTCTAGGCATAAAATGGAAAACAATGGGGTCAACCACGTTAGATAGAGAAGATCTCGATCGAGGTTCAGAGCCCGATAAAGCCTACTACATTAGAAACTGGGACAAAGTCGCTGGTCGCAACGTAGATTTTAAAAAAGATCCACCGCCAGATCTGGTAGTAGAAGTTGATATCACCCACACCGATATTGACAAAAACCAACTCTACGCAGCGATGGGCGTTGCTGAACTATGGCGGTTTGACGGTCGCTTTCTGCGAATATATGTTCTTGAAGGTGGTGCCTATACCGAAGTAGAACGAAGCCCTATATTCCCGGTTGTAGAGAAGCAAGACTTATACAACTTTCTAGACCATGCTAAACAAGATGAATTCGACGCAGAAGATCGGTTGCGCGATTGGATACAGCAGCAAACTAAAGAGCAAACTGACTGA